The Notamacropus eugenii isolate mMacEug1 chromosome 4, mMacEug1.pri_v2, whole genome shotgun sequence DNA window TCTTTTGTTTAGTATTTGGCAAGCCaaattccattttacaaaagtgaaacaatggATTAATGAgttactttgtttctttctttttaatcacagCAGAAAATGGCCCCCGTCTGCTGGTGGAAGCAGAACAGGCAAAAGTCTTCTCACACCGGGGTGGCAACGTCACACTGCCATGTAAATTTTACCGAGACCCCTCAACTATTGGCTCAGGAACCCACAAAATCCGAGTCAAGTGGACCAAGCTCACTTCAGATTACCTCAAGGAAATAGATGTTTTTGTTTCCATGGGATACCACAAGAAAACGTATGGCACCTACCAGGGGAGAGTATTTCTGAATAGAGGCAGTGACAATGATGCCTCCCTGGTAATCACTGATATCACCCTGGAGGATTATGGGAGATACAAATGTGAGGTGATTGAAGGATTGGAAGACGACACAGCAGTTGTAGCCTTGGATCTACAAGGTACGTAGCCATCTAGTCTGTGAGAAACAGGAATGCTAATAAGCCAgcagttttcttttccccaacaTAATAATGACTAATGGTTGCCATGGTGATAACATCTAACCCTGAAATCCTTGCTTAGCATGGGTTCTTATTTTTCAGTCAGCCTATAATTCCATTTTTTCGAGTTTGAGATGTTCGCACAATTGATGTGCACATAATAGAGGCTATTTGTAACCAGGAGAAACGTGCAATGGAATTGAATTAGTGATATTCCGAATCAGtttcatgttattttaaaatttaaatcccATTTCACAGTTATTGAGAAATTTAGATCGAATAGTCTTTAGGCAAGATCCTAAAATTAACTCTGAGTCTCAGAAtaatggcaatttttttttttagcaaacaTCTGCTAACATAAATGCATGTTAATTTTATTCTATAAAATGGTTGTGAAACTAATTTAACAATTAAGTAGCCTCTGGATTTATTTTGACCTTTTGTAGAAAAAGGTAATTAGAAAACTGGTCCAGAATCTTAACTatgaattatccattttaaatatttttatttattttagtaataaataacaaataataataagaataatttttgACAGCATTTTCTATATCAAATTTGACCCATAAACTTTCGGATGTGCATTTGGAAAGAAGCTTTTGCAAAGGCATACATGACTTTTGgacaaaaacagacaaaacaaaagcacagTTTGTCTAATAGCAGGGCATTGAAGATTTTTGTCTCATTTATTGTGTTCCATTGTACATATAGGAGTTTCTTCTAGTTACATATATCATGTGCAatcaaatcatagaattttaaaattctattaagtTATAAAATTCCCCACTCACCCACTCCCCCAAAATCCCCACTACAACCTAGTTCATACAAGTTGTAAATAATAGTTTTGTAGTTTCACACACAATCATCTCGagggcagctacgtggtgcagtggatagagcaccagtgcaggaaacaggaggacctgagttcaaatctcacctcagacaacacacattagctgtgtgaccttgggcaagtcacttaaccccaattgcctcatcctgggtcatctccagtcatcctgatgcatatctggtcactgaattcagatggctctctggaggagaagtgaggctggtgacctgcacagccctccctcactcaaaaagaaacaaagtcaagtgcaagtcatgtcattatttctctgatggcatggtcttcttcagcaacaaaggacaaacacacaatcatcttattttcccctattctactatgttatgaaaagacttgttttatttcttaagttttaaataaataaataattttttttaaaaaagagattacctttaaagaagaaactgaaatataaaaaaagaagaaagaaaaacagcagGGAAGAGGAAACTCTGGTAGACCCTTTCACATCTGGATAGTCTGAAatgttaggaagattattttccCCTAGAAATCAAGACTGAAGTAAaatctttgcaacttctactttTGCCCCTGATTCTGGTGCCACACAAAATAAGCCCAATTCTTCTCCCATGTCAGCCTTTCATTCCcaaaccccccacccccaaccttcccttctccagatcaAACATCCCCAGattctttaattaattttatgATAACAAGGATCTTAAGTTGTTTATTATCATAGATCCCGAGGACCTTCTCCAGAGTATGCTAAAGATAGTGTACCTAGATTTTAGTCCAGCACTATCTCATGCTAATTTTCTGAAACAGAGAGATATAGGCCAGAGGATAATATAAGAATGTGCTCAAATATCAAGTGAGAAAACAACACTCTAGATTTCATTTGTTGAAGGAAAAATAATGGGACTATCATGTCCCCATTCACAGGACCTCTACACCTCCTAAGGCTGCCTAAGATTACATTAACTACTTAGTTTGCTATTTCTCTTAGGTActggggacagctagatggcaccatgGAGAGTGTGCCAGgactgaattcagaaaaactCAATTTCATGAGTACAAATCTGATCTtcgactagctatgtgaccctaggcaagtcacttcaccctctttacctcagtttcctcttctgtaaaatgagctggagaaggaaatggcaaactactccagtatatctgccaagaaaaccccaaatgaggtcgcagagagtcagacacaatggaaaaatgacttggacaatggaaaaacaaatccCACCATTGTCACAATCTAGATCATTTTTGCAAATTAACTCCTGTCTACCTGTGCCTCCCTTATCTTAAATCTGTGAAGTCAATTTCTTCAACCCAAGTccaaaactttacatttatctcttttTGATTCTGTTGTTAGTTTCATCCCAATTTTCTGACCTGTCAGGATGTTGTTGGATCTTTAATCCATCATCTAGTATAAgttttattgttcagtcgtttcagtagcgcctgactctccatgaccccatttggggttttcttgcaaggatactggaatagtttgctatttccttctctagctgactttataaacaaggaaactgatgcaaactggGCTACATAGCTTTGTGTCATATGAGAAAAACTAGTAATGAATGGCACTCTGACCCAGTAAAGAGTGAACTGATGAGCTCAGGAAGAAaagattcaagtcttgcctctgaaatgcatcctggatgtgtgaccctgggcaagtcactatgcAACTCACTGCCCCAAGGAGGTGATAATCAGCATTGCTCCtcactgtgtatttccttccccAAGGAAATTACAAGTTTTATTCTCCACTCTCCCCCCTcaacacatgcaaaaaaataatGTTGTTCATATTAATTTGCTTCTGtattactttcctttttatctcttgtcCTAAATGCTTAATTCCTGATTAGATGTGACCTCCTTTCCTtggtggtttttgtttgtttgtttcttttggtttttggttttcttgAACATTAAGAAATCCCCATTCACAAGTGCTCGTCAATTTCCCTATGTTTGTATTTGCAGGATGTGTGTAGGGACCAGTAGCTGGCTTAGTTAAGAGAATTTCATGAAAGTCAAGGACCATTCATTATTTATTCATCAATTCAACCggtatttatcaaacacctactatgtgtccatCATTGTGATGAAGGTTAGAAGCAAAAGCTTAAGACAGTGGGTGTATCTCCTTAAGGCACTTGGGATCCAGTTGGGAGATAAGATtaatgaagaagtagaaaattaGCAATATGTTAGAGcaataattaaaatgttttttaactgTGTAGAACAGAGAGTAATTGctagaagatttcagagaagggaagagatcgATGTAGGCTGGGGTGATTAAAGAAGACTTAATAGAAGAGATAGGTATTGAATTGGGCCCTAAAGGATGGATAAAACTTAAATAGGTgaaaaggagatgagagggaagatTTTCCAATAGGAGAGATCAGCATGAAAAATCTCAGAAGTGCGCAGCCGCAAAGCATGTTCCagggagaatgaggaaaattCTCTGGGTTTAGCAGAAGATTCATGAGAGAGACCAATGGCAGTCAAGtttaaagggaaggaaaaggagaatggCATTTGTtaggcacctactacatgcctggcactatgctaagcccctTTACAAACATcccatttgaccttcacaacaaccctgtgtggtttttcagacatttttcagtcatgtctaactctttgtgacttcatttggaattttcttggcaaagatactgaagtggtttgactttttccttctccactgtattaaggcagacaggttaagtgacttgccctaggtcccacagttagtaagtgtctgaggttggatttgaattcaagtttcctcagacccagtgctctagccactgaaccacctagctgccctaataatcctgtgaggtaggtgctattattatcctcatttcatagttgaggaaatagaggcaaatagaaatgaagtgacttgtccagggtcacacagctacttaagaatctgaggccaaatctgaatcACTCTCTTGCTAATTCTGATATTTATATTGCTATAGAAGCTATGCAAAGAgtatacatcatctcatttgatcctcacagtgaccCTGTGAGGTACCACAGATATCAAAgatttgcagagaaggaaattgatctacagagagattaagtaaaaacaaaacaaaaatttactacaaaggacagaaaagtaaaaaaaaaacaaattcacttCTTGTTTCTGACCAGTCTTCACTCTAGTATCTAGCACCTTCATTAAGTATGTCATGATAGGACAGTCATCAGCTCTCATTTAAGAGAGAAACACTGATTCTAGAGCAAGCAGAAATATGATGTCAATATATCATTCTGCCTCTCTTAATTTAATGTCAGACATCAACATTACCCAGAAGTTTCACCAGTTCTGTGACATaattaaaatattctaaatccAGAATGGGCTAAATTGTTCCATTAGATTACGTAGGAACTACCCCTGGTATTGATAGGTAGCCTAAATAATAAGattattaattacctagaaactGTCTCCTGGGTTTATCATTCATCTCAGGAGGAAAATTTCCATAATTGTGGCTTTCCCAAAATGTTTATGCTCTGTACTTTCTCTCTCTACTCCCAATTTCATCAATCTTTCAACGTATTTATTGAGAAGTTACTATGTATTGAGTACCATGCTAAGTGTTAGGGGTATTAACTTTATGTAGTTCCTGTCCTCCAGAGGATTATAATCTCTTCCTTCTAGAAATGCTATCTTTCTTTCATCATTAAGATCCACTGAAATCTGTGTATGCATTAAGGCACAAAAGTCCTCCACATGTCTATTTGTTAGAGTTTTCCAAATAGTCAGTTTTAAGTTTAAGTTCAGGGAATGAGGTTAAAGTTTAACTCGAGTAGCAAATCGGTTTTTGATAACTGTCAGAATATGCTGTGCTGTTTAAGATAGACACTGAACAAatactctcctccttccctctcttgccaccaaaaaaagacagaaaataggtTAAAAACACAGAATTTTGATACCAGTCAAGTTATAAAAGTTCTTAATCTGTTTTGTGTCATGCATCCAAGGGTGTCCAGGAGTCAGTTGGAACTAGCTCATGAAagtgaattgttaaattttcagctcCAGCATTAATGTCACAGAAATCAGTAACCACAGACAAATCTGGACTTGGTTTGCTGTTTTGCTGATTTCTAGAGAGAGGATGAGTAAagaaaaagtgatggaaaaaatgttattaatgcagattaaacttaaaagtatgtcatgtggACATGGGTGGGtggttattttttccttcaaagactgacttttaaacatttatcaacataTTGCTACATAGGGTCCCTTTAGCAGTCTGGGGAAACCTATGGCTCCTTGtaaggataatgtttttaaatgcataaaaatgtaggattttaaaggaaattaatcatattgaaatacagttatcaatttttttaacaagttcatggaccccaggttgaGAATCTCTCCTCTAGTATTCCATTTGATGCAGAGTACTTAGTCTCTTGTAGTTGTGAACACCAATTCATCAGCTACTTTAAAATGTTCAGTGGAATGCTTTTGATTATATTTTGACTTCTAAGTAGAGTGGGAAAATGAGTCACATGCTTTTGGGAAAAAGGAATACACCCTTCTTTCCCATGCCTAAAAATTtgtcttttctattcctttttttctccccctcattGCCACTAGAAGGAAACTATCCATGTCCTAATTTAGCTACAGGTAATTACAAGAATTTCCTCAGGAAGGTTCCTGACTAGATCGTGGTAGATGCTGACATCAGAGAAAGTAAACTGGCTGAGAGTCAAAAGTATGTAATTCTAGGAATGCCCCTGTCAGAAAGGAACAGCTGATCCCTACAATGTGTGCACCAAATGTGGGTCAGCCAGTGAAGTTGGTGGCTTAGGACAAAGAAGTTGGCCTTTGATTTGctcaaattgcttcttttcaCCATAGAAATTAAAACTTCCCTTTGTAGAATTACTAAATAATCACAATGAACAGATCACTGAAATGCCCTGTgggtttaaaatatatatatatatgtatatgtctaaaTCCATAATTTATTTTGCCTTTCACAAATTTATcacatgacatgtttttttcaaaagtgaagaggaaatggaggaaatcAAATTTGACACCATAAGAATCATATTTCAGAATCATTTGGATAAGGGCTAATCAAATcgaaattctctttattttttccttcatgtgTTCAACAATTAATTGCCTACCTTGTAGGAAGCATGGTACAGGACACTGggggaaatagagaaaaataagatAGAGTCCCTGCTTTGAGGCATTTATATTCTAGTAGGGGAgttagctcagtggatagagctctgggcttgcagtcaggaagacctgaggtcaaatctagcttcagacacttactgactgtacggcactaggcaaattacttaaactgtttgtcttaatccattggagaaggaaatgacaaaccattccagttgtcaagaaaaccccatggataatATGGTGTACAAGGTCACAAAGGGTAGAATaagaatcaacaacaacaaaaggggaaagaagacaggtacaaaatgactataatataaaatatatatatagccaggaaatttctgttttatttttatggagAATATTTCTTGAGTACGACAACATTTTTActcatcaaagaaataaaaactaagctccattttaaagaaaaattgataagtaaattttaaaagtacacattttaaaaatgaggcacAAAATATCAGAATTTTTTCAGATATTAACGTGTCCTTGGGTGTATCTGGCACATTTTGCATGAATAGGAAAGGTATGCTAACAGTGCTAGGAGAAATCATAGGAAGGAGAGTACCTTTCTGGCTTGGACAATCAAACAGGACTGCTTGTCAAGGAGAACACTGAAATTGGATTCTTATGCCATCAATTTACCCATTAAAGGATGGATAAGATACAGGAAGCTGATGATGACATGGGAGGTGGGCCAGGCACAGAGAATGACCCAAGCAAAGGTATAGTGTAGGTGTTTGGGTTTCCATGATCCATATCAGTAGAAAGTGACCAAGAAAGTTTCTTCAGAGAATCTAAGCCAGGATGTGTTCTCCAGAAATTAAGAAAGGTTTTCTTTGAAATAATGTCACATCCATTCTGTCATATCATTCCTGGGCCTGGTGGAAAATGGGAGTTAGCTCAAATACCTCTCTGAGGTATTCCTTTACAATACATGAGGTCAAAGAATCTCTCTATATAAActagtcatttttctttcctttgcttcagTCTTTTCAGATAAGGATCCAAAAGTTGTTAGGAGAACATTAAGGGATAGTGTCAGGAGAGTAACATTGCTAAGGGATAGGGAGAAAGGCCAACTACAGAACTGGCATTTTGGATGCCTGAATGCTGGAACTGAGTCAATATTAGACTGAACAGTCTTCCATCTTTCCATCTACTCCATCCCACCAGGGGACAGTGAGAACCAGGAgatcctctctcttcttctcttggcTTAAACTCAGCTTTCAGATTGCATATCCAAGAAGAGAGGGTAAGATCAGGAAGAAATCTTGGATCTAGGCCAACTGAATGAAACTGCCAACTAGATTGCCCTAGAGGGACAGATATGTCTTACAAGCCAATGTTATTAaaatttctttcatattcttcCAGATCCACtcattaaaatatatgtatatatgtgtaattttgcttTTGTAGTAGTTATGCCTTTGATAAGTCTGCATTTGTCTCTAAAAGTATGTTTTTTTGTGAAATAGCATAGATGATATACTAACAAAATATTATCAACAGAATAAAAGTAGACTATATGTTGAAAAACATCTTCAATTATTTTAAGGGGAAGGATAAAGGCATAACCTACACTAAGTAAAAATTTCAGGAGGCCTTTTGtacccttttcctttcattttccatctTGTACCTCATGGTCTCCCAAACCCTTCTCCACCCCCTTCATCCTTTATCCCATTCTCTAGTAGGCAAAtggtaaataaacaaaaaagttgAAAAGATTCTGACTCAGGAGCCAccggacctggcttcaaatcctacttctaatacttactgcctgtgtaaccttgggcaagccatttaatcttcctcagcttcagttttcttatctgtaaaaaactGGGGGTTCTAAAAATTAGATGGCCTGTGAGGCACCATCTAATTCTAGCTCTATGATCTATGCTGTCAACAGCTTAAGGTGAAAATTATATCCAGATCAATGAATAGTGACTTTTCAGGCATCCATAACAGAAAAGAcagtaaggaaaatatttttggtatGATTCTGAGTTGCCCAAGGATAGTTTCCCACAATTCCTCTCTACTCataaacctgggttctagttagaattatttggtcaattctgtgcTATTGAAATTTATGTTAATAATATAAAGTTCTATCCATCatccttatatatttgaataaGAGCCTCTTGTGTTTAAAGTAAGATAATTCATTCTAGTAGTTCTCTAGAAAAACTTTGCATTTCATGtatttctttgacctggaaataAGATGACAAGGCTCCACTACCTCAAAATGGTTATCATGTCACAGTTCATTAATCAGTGAGCCACAAGTAAAAAGATTacatcctcaaaacaaccttgattATTTaagtaaaggaaatgaaaatattccTAGTGTCTTCTAAAAGCTGTTGCTCCTTCCAGCTCAAAGTCATGAGCCAAGTAAGAGTCATACCTTTCtagtaaggaaggaagggaaactgTGCCCACTGAAATGCTTACTAACATGTCCCCATATTAGACCATCAGGTCATCAACTTCTCAGTGTCCAGCATGTGTAAGGTGGCTTTTGGGAAGCTGTCATAgctgtttacaatatttttttataaagaaaaaaacagaccaaTGTAGTAGTTATTTGAATAACCAGAAAAATTAGAAGCCTCAACGAgaacagaaatattaaaatattgcaGCTCTTAGTAGGAAAGGCCCAGTTACTACTGggggatggaggtgaggagggagggaagagaaacaagtaaacaaaaatcTAGAGACTGCTCTAGGAGAGTATCAGATAAAATGGTCAAAGTTAGAAGCATGTAATTTTAATatctgtatatttgtatgtgtatgtttcaTTATAACAAAATCCTGTAAAAAttaacttttcttaaaaaaaaataaatcagagatGTTTGTTCATGTTATAGAAGGATTCACCATCATAGGGTTCCTTACATAGGAAATCATTTCCTACTCCCTCTTTCCCTGTAAATTCCCTCTCCCATCCTAGTTGAAAATAGAATTATAGATGTATGTGGATAGGGCTTGTGGGTAGTTATTGACCATAGCAAATCATTATGAGTgtgatgctttaaaaaagaaaagaaaaatgcaacttTTGATGAACATTCATCTATAAAGGTGGTTTAGGTATGCATGTGAATACTTTAGCAAACTCTTTGATGTATGAAGCAGTCTGAAAAATAAGCTTTTCTGAGAAGCAATACCAAGCAGGGCATTATGAAATAAAGTTGAACGCTTTCTCTGCAAAGGCACCCTCCTACCCTCCCCCACCCGATTCTTTCAGGAATGATGCTGGGCATTGGCTTTTGCCCAAATGCAAAGTGCTGAGGAGAGACCTTTCACAGGCTTAGTGAGTAATTAGCATAGGGTAAGCTCAGCAAGAGTGTTTCCTTAAGTGTAGCAAAGCGGTATTTTGAAGTTAGTGGTATGCAGTGGagtcattttcttatttatttttaaattacatatgATCAGATCTGAAATATCTAACTTGAAGGATCTGTAGAGATCACCTATTCCAAACTCTTCCTTTTGTAGAaggaactgaggaccagagagtcACCCAGGCAGTATCCTTCAACATTATATAGGTAGTAAGACACGCAGCCCTGATCTAAACCCAGGACCCCTAGCTACAAATCAGTTTCCCTTCCAACTGTACCAAGGGAGATAATCCTTGAGTTCCAGTCCTGGCTCTGTGAGGAGTTGGTTGAACGATTACACACAAATGTCAACACTTTTTAAGGTCTCAGACAGTGAAGGGTTGAACCATTCAAAGCTGAGTCTTTTTCAGCAACAGTAGTCTTGCTCTTGGGCTTAGGAATCAAATCACTTAAATATCTCTAAATAACCAATTCAGAGTTAATTTAGCCCTGGGACTGAAGGGCCACTTTTCAAAGAGGAGACCCTTGTCAAATGACCATGATTGATTACTTAGTCTGATAGCGACTTTAAATCTGTAGCTTTCGTGCCCTTTCAGGTGATACTGATTAACAGTTTTTCCCCTCTCATTTGGACAGGTGTGGTCTTCCCTTACTTTCCACGACTGGGACGCTACAATCTCAACTTCCATGAGGCTCAGCAGGCTTGCCTGGACCAGGACTCTGTGATCGCCTCTTTCGACCAACTCTATGATGCTTGGAGGGCAGGGCTGGACTGGTGTAATGCTGGCTGGCTCAGTGATGGATCTGTACAGTATCCCATCACTAAACCTAGAGAACCCTGTGGAGGGAGAAACACAGTGCCTGGCGTCAGGAATTATGGATTTTGGGATAAAGATAAAAGCAGATATGATGTATTCTGTTTTACATCCAACTTCAATGGTAAGATTCAATactactaatatttatatagttcttcaagctttgcaaagcactttataaacatcttattttatcctcataacactgaggtaggtactattcccattttacagatgaggaaactaaggctgaggagttaagtgacttgcccagagtcacacagctattaagtgtccgaggttggatttgaactcagatctccttgacTGCAGATTCATACTTTACTTGATTCACTGGGCCACCTGCTGCCTACTAACACTTTAACAATCATTATTACAGTAGATAAGTGGTACCATGGTGTAGGAGATAAAcagtctcagagtcagaaaagTCTAAATTCGAGTCCTATAAAGAGCAACTCATTCAACGTCTCAGTGCCCCAGTAACTCTAAAACATTGAAGTTACAGAGAAAGTACTAATCTTACTTACAGAGgttttccttatatcaatgacatcatagatcatgtctttaaatatatatgtgttatacatgcatacacacatctctctatttatatgtatttatgcatgtatatgtatatattcatgtgtatatgtatacatggatatatgtatgtatacgttcTTGTATGAAAGCACTGGAGTTAGAATTTGAGAGTTTGGGTTCCAATCTCACCTGGGCTACTTACTCATTTCCCTGGATGGAGGTGATGAATCTGAttatatgattttaaaagtcTCATGCAGTTCTAGATCCTATGAGGGGGTCatttaattcaataattcaaaATAAACTAAGAACTTACCACTGACCAACATCCAGTTTTTGATCCCAAGGTTTATGACAAATATTGGACTATGCATTTCTTTTATAGAACCATAATTTAAAATACTGATGTTTATATATTGATAAAATATGGTCCAGAAGACCTGGTTGCAATTTCCAATCATTGTCTTACTAGAATGATGTGAGAACAACTTGGAACAAagtaatatattaaaatttattgaCCTAAACAATAAATTTTACAACCTTTTACACACTGAAAAAAGCGCAATATTCCTTCATTTTGCCTAAGTCTCTTGTTTTACACAATTTGTCAATGAATACACAAGATTTTAAAACATATCCTTCAGTTCTTTATCATAAAACCCCGCTTTTGTCACTGGATATTAAgagaacctttaaaaaaaagttcatttttcaAAGTTTACCCTTTCTATTTTCAGTGGGATTTAAATCATGTAAAAATGTTCACTGAACATtggaaatgtccattttccccttggataaatttcttaatcttttgtgACATGTCATGATGTAAGGTCATGTTATCTTGTTCCATCTCCATTAAGGAACTTCTGTAATTTTGgaacaattttgatttttaatatatcAAAGTATTCATGAGATTTGATTATTCTATAGCCCACTAGTAATAATTCCTTCCCCCAGAAATTTTTTACAGCCTAGTGAAGATGTCCAAATCTTTGGTATTCTTCCAACCTCAGAAAGTCTATTCTTGTAGAATCAATAGCAACTCATCCAGCTGCTGGGTCTCTTTGAAAGTCTTTACAGCAGTAATTTGTCAGTTTTTggcattgttttttctttttttttttttatcaaccaAATTTTACTTTGTACTTATGTGCCACTGATCCTATTTCATTGTAGGCTTGAAGGCCTTGAAGCACATGACCTCCTTACACTAATAGCAACTAGTCACTGATAGTGATTAGTGTTCTTTAAAAACTACAATTTTTGCAATTTCCTCGGAGTAATATCCATTCCtgcaggaagagggggagagaagcaCAACAGAAGAGAACAATGAATCATATGTCCATGGCAAAAAATCCCACACCAAACTACCAGGAAACTAACTAAATGTGGGTAAATCAGCAGAATCTGGTTTCAT harbors:
- the HAPLN1 gene encoding hyaluronan and proteoglycan link protein 1 isoform X2, translated to MYILSMPLQKLFTGRNLVKKILVAVKMKCLLFLVLISLSWADHLTDNYTLEHDRIIHIQENGPRLLVEAEQAKVFSHRGGNVTLPCKFYRDPSTIGSGTHKIRVKWTKLTSDYLKEIDVFVSMGYHKKTYGTYQGRVFLNRGSDNDASLVITDITLEDYGRYKCEVIEGLEDDTAVVALDLQGVVFPYFPRLGRYNLNFHEAQQACLDQDSVIASFDQLYDAWRAGLDWCNAGWLSDGSVQYPITKPREPCGGRNTVPGVRNYGFWDKDKSRYDVFCFTSNFNGRFYYLIHPTKLTYDEAVQACLNDGAQIAKVGQMFAAWKLLGYDRCDAGWLADGSVRYPISRPRRRCSPTEAAVRFAGFPDKKHKLYGVYCFRASN
- the HAPLN1 gene encoding hyaluronan and proteoglycan link protein 1 isoform X1; protein product: MYILSMPLQKLFTGRNLVKKILVAVKMKCLLFLVLISLSWADHLTDNYTLEHDRIIHIQAENGPRLLVEAEQAKVFSHRGGNVTLPCKFYRDPSTIGSGTHKIRVKWTKLTSDYLKEIDVFVSMGYHKKTYGTYQGRVFLNRGSDNDASLVITDITLEDYGRYKCEVIEGLEDDTAVVALDLQGVVFPYFPRLGRYNLNFHEAQQACLDQDSVIASFDQLYDAWRAGLDWCNAGWLSDGSVQYPITKPREPCGGRNTVPGVRNYGFWDKDKSRYDVFCFTSNFNGRFYYLIHPTKLTYDEAVQACLNDGAQIAKVGQMFAAWKLLGYDRCDAGWLADGSVRYPISRPRRRCSPTEAAVRFAGFPDKKHKLYGVYCFRASN
- the HAPLN1 gene encoding hyaluronan and proteoglycan link protein 1 isoform X3; amino-acid sequence: MKCLLFLVLISLSWADHLTDNYTLEHDRIIHIQAENGPRLLVEAEQAKVFSHRGGNVTLPCKFYRDPSTIGSGTHKIRVKWTKLTSDYLKEIDVFVSMGYHKKTYGTYQGRVFLNRGSDNDASLVITDITLEDYGRYKCEVIEGLEDDTAVVALDLQGVVFPYFPRLGRYNLNFHEAQQACLDQDSVIASFDQLYDAWRAGLDWCNAGWLSDGSVQYPITKPREPCGGRNTVPGVRNYGFWDKDKSRYDVFCFTSNFNGRFYYLIHPTKLTYDEAVQACLNDGAQIAKVGQMFAAWKLLGYDRCDAGWLADGSVRYPISRPRRRCSPTEAAVRFAGFPDKKHKLYGVYCFRASN